In Helianthus annuus cultivar XRQ/B chromosome 8, HanXRQr2.0-SUNRISE, whole genome shotgun sequence, a single genomic region encodes these proteins:
- the LOC110869792 gene encoding G-type lectin S-receptor-like serine/threonine-protein kinase At4g27290 isoform X2, which produces MNNTTISLLSITFFFLMLTSSNSSSNIIAVNKNLSDGETIISGDATFELGFFSPGSSRNRYLGIWYKNTTPCVVVWVANRETPLIDTSGIVKLDSQGTLSLVNGSGITIWSSNSSTTGTSVNPIAQLLDTGNLVIMNENQTNKNHLIWQSFDYPGDTYLPGMKMGKNFKTRREMYLTSWRSADDPSPGVYTLRFSMVKGKYQQQYIRKNSVIQSRIAPINGITWAGRPNYKPNPSYIAKYDIILNEDEMYFVFSFKSTFLLIKSIITPGGKHEVWHLNRKTGKWTQDLSFPSDKCDGYGVCGPYGICSTDTYNICGCFKGFEPKNPQEMPQDNWSSGCRRTRSLDCSVEEGFQKFSSLKLPDTQNAMYDSHMSLHECEVACKSNCSCTAYANPNMTEGAAGCLLWFGDLIDLRVYSQNGQDLYVRLAASELLVNSSTPVNGRFRSRFPRKKRVIVIITISTAAGLAVILVLCTLSKRKRRPDVEREVKVLETEHNSSNKKGNIELTVFRLSTISRATNKFSIENILGQGGFGPVYKGVLEEGQEIAVKRLSKSSKQGLDEFENEVICIAKLQHRNLVKLLGYCIKGEETLLVYEYMPNKSLDWFIFDDLRKSLLDWPQRFHIIQGIARGLLYLHQDSRLRVVHRDLKASNILLDHEMNPKISDFGLARMLEGKESEAKTKKVVGTLGYISPEYAGKGLFSVKSDIFSYGVLVLETVSGKKNRVFAHEDHCEDNLLGHAWRLYREGKSIELVDASLGESWSTHEVLRSIHIGLLCVQQQVEDRPTTAVVVAMLSGEGSLPPPKKPAFFVQESVSDLVSVCPSSINGVTLSQVDGR; this is translated from the exons ATGAATAACACCACAATATCACTCCTTTCAATTACCTTCTTCTTTCTCATGCTAACATCTTCTaattcatcatcaaacatcatagCTGTGAATAAAAACTTATCAGATGGTGAGACCATTATTTCAGGGGACGCAACATTCGAGCTAGGCTTCTTTAGCCCAGGCAGTTCCCGAAACCGATACCTGGGGATATGGTATAAGAACACAACACCTTGTGTGGTTGTATGGGTTGCTAACCGAGAAACTCCACTTATCGATACCTCAGGCATAGTCAAATTGGACAGCCAAGGGACCCTGTCTCTTGTCAATGGTAGCGGTATCACCATCTGGTCATCCAACTCCTCTACAACTGGTACAAGTGTCAATCCCATAGCACAACTCTTAGATACGGGCAATCTTGTAATTATGAATGAAAATCAAACCAACAAAAACCATCTCATCTGGCAAAGTTTTGATTACCCTGGAGATACTTACTTACCAGGAATGAAGATGGGGAAGAATTTCAAAACACGGCGAGAGATGTACTTGACATCATGGAGGAGCGCAGATGATCCTTCCCCAGGTGTGTATACACTAAGGTTTTCTATGGTTAAGGGTAAATATCAGCAACAATATATTAGGAAAAACTCTGTTATTCAATCAAGGATTGCGCCGATTAATGGCATAACGTGGGCTGGCCGCCCAAACTATAAGCCTAATCCCTCTTATATAGCAAAGTATGATATTATTCTCAATGAAGATGAGATGTATTTTGTCTTTAGTTTTAAGAGCACCTTTTTGCTGATAAAGTCAATAATAACTCCTGGTGGGAAGCATGAGGTCTGGCATCTAAATAGGAAAACAGGGAAATGGACGCAGGATCTCTCTTTTCCCTCAGATAAATGCGATGGTTACGGGGTTTGTGGCCCATATGGAATCTGTAGTACTGACACTTATAATATCTGTGGGTGCTTCAAAGGGTTTGAGCCAAAGAACCCACAAGAAATGCCACAAGATAACTGGAGTAGTGGTTGTAGACGAACTAGATCTTTAGATTGTTCGGTAGAAGAGGGATTTCAAAAGTTCTCAAGCCTGAAATTACCAGACACTCAGAATGCTATGTATGATAGTCACATGAGCCTGCATGAATGTGAGGTAGCTTGCAAGAGTAACTGCTCATGCACTGCCTACGCAAATCCAAACATGACTGAAGGTGCAGCTGGATGCTTGTTATGGTTTGGAGATTTGATTGAcctacgagtatactcacaaaatggGCAAGATCTTTATGTTAGACTGGCAGCCTCCGAATTATTGG TTAATTCGTCAACACCAGTTAATGGTCGATTTCGTTCGAGATTTCCAAGAAAGAAACGAGTAATTGTTATAATCACAATCTCAACGGCAGCAGGGTTGGCTGTGATATTAGTACTCTGCACTTTGAGTAAGAGAAAGAGGAGACCAGACGTAGAACGCGAAG TGAAGGTCCTTGAGACAGAACACAACAGTAGCAACAAGAAAGGAAATATAGAGCTCACAGTGTTTAGGTTATCGACAATTTCAAGGGCAACCAATAAGTTTTCTATTGAAAACATACTTGGACAAGGTGGGTTTGGTCCGGTGTACAAG GGTGTGCTAGAAGAAGGACAGGAGATTGCTGTGAAGAGGCTTTCAAAGTCATCGAAACAAGGGCTAGATGAATTTGAGAATGAAGTTATATGCATAGCCAAACTTCAGCATAGGAATCTTGTGAAACTCTTAGGATACTGCATTAAAGGAGAGGAGACATTGCTGGTTTATGAATACATGCCTAACAAAAGCCTGGACTGGTTTATATTTG ATGATTTAAGGAAGTCATTACTTGATTGGCCACAACGTTTCCACATTATTCAGGGGATTGCTCGAGGTCTTCTTTATCTTCATCAAGATTCCCGACTTAGAGTTGTGCATAGGGATTTAAAAGCAAGCAACATTTTGCTCGATCATGAGATGAATCCAAAAATATCAGATTTTGGTTTGGCTAGAATGTTGGAAGGAAAGGAGAGTGAAGCAAAAACAAAGAAAGTGGTGGGAACTTT GGGCTACATATCTCCAGAGTATGCAGGAAAAGGTCTGTTCTCAGTGAAATCGGATATTTTTAGCTATGGCGTTTTGGTGTTGGAAACAGTGAGCGGAAAGAAAAATAGGGTTTTCGCTCATGAAGACCACTGTGAGGATAACCTTCTTGGACAT GCTTGGAGACTTTACAGAGAAGGAAAGTCTATTGAACTAGTTGATGCATCATTAGGTGAATCATGGTCTACACATGAAGTGTTACGATCAATACACATTGGTTTATTATGTGTGCAACAACAAGTGGAAGATAGACCTACCACAGCGGTTGTGGTTGCCATGTTATCTGGTGAAGGATCACTGCCTCCGCCCAAAAAACCTGCTTTCTTCGTTCAAGAAAGTGTAAGTGATTTGGTTTCAGTTTGCCCATCATCAATTAATGGGGTGACGCTAAGCCAAGTTGATGGCAGATGA
- the LOC110869792 gene encoding G-type lectin S-receptor-like serine/threonine-protein kinase At4g27290 isoform X1 — MNNTTISLLSITFFFLMLTSSNSSSNIIAVNKNLSDGETIISGDATFELGFFSPGSSRNRYLGIWYKNTTPCVVVWVANRETPLIDTSGIVKLDSQGTLSLVNGSGITIWSSNSSTTGTSVNPIAQLLDTGNLVIMNENQTNKNHLIWQSFDYPGDTYLPGMKMGKNFKTRREMYLTSWRSADDPSPGVYTLRFSMVKGKYQQQYIRKNSVIQSRIAPINGITWAGRPNYKPNPSYIAKYDIILNEDEMYFVFSFKSTFLLIKSIITPGGKHEVWHLNRKTGKWTQDLSFPSDKCDGYGVCGPYGICSTDTYNICGCFKGFEPKNPQEMPQDNWSSGCRRTRSLDCSVEEGFQKFSSLKLPDTQNAMYDSHMSLHECEVACKSNCSCTAYANPNMTEGAAGCLLWFGDLIDLRVYSQNGQDLYVRLAASELLVNSSTPVNGRFRSRFPRKKRVIVIITISTAAGLAVILVLCTLSKRKRRPDVEREAVKVLETEHNSSNKKGNIELTVFRLSTISRATNKFSIENILGQGGFGPVYKGVLEEGQEIAVKRLSKSSKQGLDEFENEVICIAKLQHRNLVKLLGYCIKGEETLLVYEYMPNKSLDWFIFDDLRKSLLDWPQRFHIIQGIARGLLYLHQDSRLRVVHRDLKASNILLDHEMNPKISDFGLARMLEGKESEAKTKKVVGTLGYISPEYAGKGLFSVKSDIFSYGVLVLETVSGKKNRVFAHEDHCEDNLLGHAWRLYREGKSIELVDASLGESWSTHEVLRSIHIGLLCVQQQVEDRPTTAVVVAMLSGEGSLPPPKKPAFFVQESVSDLVSVCPSSINGVTLSQVDGR; from the exons ATGAATAACACCACAATATCACTCCTTTCAATTACCTTCTTCTTTCTCATGCTAACATCTTCTaattcatcatcaaacatcatagCTGTGAATAAAAACTTATCAGATGGTGAGACCATTATTTCAGGGGACGCAACATTCGAGCTAGGCTTCTTTAGCCCAGGCAGTTCCCGAAACCGATACCTGGGGATATGGTATAAGAACACAACACCTTGTGTGGTTGTATGGGTTGCTAACCGAGAAACTCCACTTATCGATACCTCAGGCATAGTCAAATTGGACAGCCAAGGGACCCTGTCTCTTGTCAATGGTAGCGGTATCACCATCTGGTCATCCAACTCCTCTACAACTGGTACAAGTGTCAATCCCATAGCACAACTCTTAGATACGGGCAATCTTGTAATTATGAATGAAAATCAAACCAACAAAAACCATCTCATCTGGCAAAGTTTTGATTACCCTGGAGATACTTACTTACCAGGAATGAAGATGGGGAAGAATTTCAAAACACGGCGAGAGATGTACTTGACATCATGGAGGAGCGCAGATGATCCTTCCCCAGGTGTGTATACACTAAGGTTTTCTATGGTTAAGGGTAAATATCAGCAACAATATATTAGGAAAAACTCTGTTATTCAATCAAGGATTGCGCCGATTAATGGCATAACGTGGGCTGGCCGCCCAAACTATAAGCCTAATCCCTCTTATATAGCAAAGTATGATATTATTCTCAATGAAGATGAGATGTATTTTGTCTTTAGTTTTAAGAGCACCTTTTTGCTGATAAAGTCAATAATAACTCCTGGTGGGAAGCATGAGGTCTGGCATCTAAATAGGAAAACAGGGAAATGGACGCAGGATCTCTCTTTTCCCTCAGATAAATGCGATGGTTACGGGGTTTGTGGCCCATATGGAATCTGTAGTACTGACACTTATAATATCTGTGGGTGCTTCAAAGGGTTTGAGCCAAAGAACCCACAAGAAATGCCACAAGATAACTGGAGTAGTGGTTGTAGACGAACTAGATCTTTAGATTGTTCGGTAGAAGAGGGATTTCAAAAGTTCTCAAGCCTGAAATTACCAGACACTCAGAATGCTATGTATGATAGTCACATGAGCCTGCATGAATGTGAGGTAGCTTGCAAGAGTAACTGCTCATGCACTGCCTACGCAAATCCAAACATGACTGAAGGTGCAGCTGGATGCTTGTTATGGTTTGGAGATTTGATTGAcctacgagtatactcacaaaatggGCAAGATCTTTATGTTAGACTGGCAGCCTCCGAATTATTGG TTAATTCGTCAACACCAGTTAATGGTCGATTTCGTTCGAGATTTCCAAGAAAGAAACGAGTAATTGTTATAATCACAATCTCAACGGCAGCAGGGTTGGCTGTGATATTAGTACTCTGCACTTTGAGTAAGAGAAAGAGGAGACCAGACGTAGAACGCGAAG CAGTGAAGGTCCTTGAGACAGAACACAACAGTAGCAACAAGAAAGGAAATATAGAGCTCACAGTGTTTAGGTTATCGACAATTTCAAGGGCAACCAATAAGTTTTCTATTGAAAACATACTTGGACAAGGTGGGTTTGGTCCGGTGTACAAG GGTGTGCTAGAAGAAGGACAGGAGATTGCTGTGAAGAGGCTTTCAAAGTCATCGAAACAAGGGCTAGATGAATTTGAGAATGAAGTTATATGCATAGCCAAACTTCAGCATAGGAATCTTGTGAAACTCTTAGGATACTGCATTAAAGGAGAGGAGACATTGCTGGTTTATGAATACATGCCTAACAAAAGCCTGGACTGGTTTATATTTG ATGATTTAAGGAAGTCATTACTTGATTGGCCACAACGTTTCCACATTATTCAGGGGATTGCTCGAGGTCTTCTTTATCTTCATCAAGATTCCCGACTTAGAGTTGTGCATAGGGATTTAAAAGCAAGCAACATTTTGCTCGATCATGAGATGAATCCAAAAATATCAGATTTTGGTTTGGCTAGAATGTTGGAAGGAAAGGAGAGTGAAGCAAAAACAAAGAAAGTGGTGGGAACTTT GGGCTACATATCTCCAGAGTATGCAGGAAAAGGTCTGTTCTCAGTGAAATCGGATATTTTTAGCTATGGCGTTTTGGTGTTGGAAACAGTGAGCGGAAAGAAAAATAGGGTTTTCGCTCATGAAGACCACTGTGAGGATAACCTTCTTGGACAT GCTTGGAGACTTTACAGAGAAGGAAAGTCTATTGAACTAGTTGATGCATCATTAGGTGAATCATGGTCTACACATGAAGTGTTACGATCAATACACATTGGTTTATTATGTGTGCAACAACAAGTGGAAGATAGACCTACCACAGCGGTTGTGGTTGCCATGTTATCTGGTGAAGGATCACTGCCTCCGCCCAAAAAACCTGCTTTCTTCGTTCAAGAAAGTGTAAGTGATTTGGTTTCAGTTTGCCCATCATCAATTAATGGGGTGACGCTAAGCCAAGTTGATGGCAGATGA